A stretch of the Arthrobacter sp. PAMC 25486 genome encodes the following:
- a CDS encoding DUF1992 domain-containing protein, producing the protein MNHGKQQQFHDHALEAARYRDAKDAAETPVPTDDYALAAGRSFSSEGSGQETEPRRLHESDEVWEVANSAIDAAVARGDFDNLAYAGKPIPGLGGTDDPDWWIKGLLEREQVSGLGPPALMLRKEDAELEATMDATASQARVRELLTDFNARIIEARRQLLGGPPVITQLRDIDAEVAKWRGRAAARQVAARQEAVPQAAVPRSAISGGATRRRGFLARLLRRH; encoded by the coding sequence GTGAATCACGGGAAGCAGCAGCAGTTCCATGACCATGCCCTGGAGGCTGCCCGGTACCGTGATGCCAAGGATGCGGCGGAAACGCCCGTCCCGACCGATGACTATGCTCTGGCCGCTGGCCGGTCATTTAGCTCCGAGGGCTCCGGGCAGGAGACGGAACCGCGGCGGCTCCATGAATCCGATGAGGTCTGGGAGGTGGCCAACAGCGCCATCGATGCCGCCGTGGCCCGCGGGGATTTCGACAACCTGGCGTACGCCGGCAAGCCCATTCCGGGCTTGGGCGGCACCGATGATCCCGACTGGTGGATCAAGGGCCTGCTTGAGCGCGAACAGGTCAGCGGGCTCGGCCCTCCGGCGCTGATGCTGCGCAAGGAAGACGCGGAGCTTGAGGCCACCATGGATGCGACAGCATCCCAAGCAAGGGTGCGGGAACTCCTCACCGACTTCAACGCCCGCATCATCGAGGCCCGTCGGCAGCTATTGGGCGGCCCGCCGGTCATCACGCAGTTGCGGGACATCGACGCCGAAGTGGCGAAGTGGCGCGGCCGGGCCGCGGCCCGCCAGGTCGCGGCCCGACAGGAAGCTGTTCCACAGGCGGCCGTCCCGCGGTCGGCAATCTCCGGCGGCGCCACCCGGCGCCGCGGTTTCCTGGCCAGGCTGCTCCGACGCCACTGA
- a CDS encoding phospho-sugar mutase has protein sequence MRHAHENRTESSAALELAALQSAARQWAAHDPDTATAARLRALVADPDRAAELSDSFDGNLQFGTAGLRAAMGPGPNRMNKVVVRRAAAGVAAHLLALADSPGTDDAGPSSAGTPASQQRETYRPRAVVGFDARHNSADFARDTAAIFAAAGIETFLLPAPLPTPVLAYAVRALSCEAGIMVTASHNPAQDNGYKVYLGGRAVAPEARGVQIVAPHDSLIAAQIDTVANTAEFGDTSGIAMAEDGWSVLGDDLVGDYRQAVASLADSTAFPARGLRIVHTSMHGVGHETALAVFHSAGFTDIHGVPEQATPDPEFPTVPFPNPEELGAMDMAFALAQEVGADIVLANDPDADRAAVGIFDPSAGQWHQLHGDQVGALLGAHLVARGGRAGSMAGATTSAGIGGDAPHATPVFANSIVSSRLLAKIAAAAGYGHVRTLTGFKWISRVPGLSYGYEEALGYCVAPELVRDKDGISAALLMAEMAAGLKAAGLTLLDVLDDLALAHGLHASTQISIRVEDPAGIKDMMARLREQPPAALNGSKVTELTDLSEGSDELPATDGLAYLTEDGTRVIVRPSGTEPKLKCYLEVIVPVAGPDHLQPARDEAQGTLAAVVQDVKKALGLDDH, from the coding sequence GTGAGACACGCACACGAGAACCGCACCGAATCATCTGCAGCCCTCGAACTGGCAGCGCTGCAGTCCGCCGCCCGGCAATGGGCCGCGCACGATCCCGACACCGCCACGGCCGCGCGCCTGCGGGCCCTGGTCGCCGATCCCGACCGCGCCGCCGAGCTCTCCGACAGCTTTGACGGCAACCTCCAGTTCGGCACGGCCGGGCTGCGTGCGGCCATGGGCCCGGGCCCCAACCGGATGAACAAGGTGGTGGTGCGCCGCGCCGCCGCCGGTGTTGCCGCGCACCTGCTCGCCCTCGCCGATTCTCCCGGGACGGACGACGCCGGCCCCTCCTCCGCGGGCACCCCGGCCTCCCAGCAGCGAGAGACATACCGGCCCCGGGCGGTGGTGGGATTCGACGCCCGCCACAATTCAGCGGACTTCGCCCGGGACACTGCGGCGATCTTTGCCGCGGCAGGCATCGAGACGTTCCTGCTGCCGGCCCCGCTACCGACCCCCGTCCTGGCCTATGCCGTGCGCGCCCTCTCCTGCGAGGCTGGCATCATGGTGACGGCCAGCCACAACCCTGCACAGGACAACGGCTACAAGGTTTATCTTGGCGGGCGTGCCGTTGCCCCGGAAGCCCGGGGCGTGCAGATCGTGGCACCGCACGATTCCCTTATTGCGGCCCAGATCGACACGGTCGCCAACACCGCCGAGTTCGGTGACACCTCCGGCATTGCCATGGCGGAGGACGGCTGGAGCGTGCTCGGCGACGATCTTGTGGGCGACTACCGGCAGGCAGTGGCGTCGCTTGCCGACTCAACAGCGTTTCCGGCCCGCGGGCTGCGCATTGTGCACACCTCCATGCACGGCGTGGGGCACGAAACGGCGCTGGCTGTCTTCCACTCCGCAGGCTTCACCGACATCCATGGTGTCCCCGAGCAAGCCACCCCCGATCCGGAATTCCCCACCGTGCCGTTCCCCAACCCCGAGGAGCTGGGGGCCATGGACATGGCCTTCGCCCTGGCCCAGGAGGTGGGTGCCGACATTGTCCTGGCCAACGACCCCGACGCCGACAGGGCAGCCGTCGGCATCTTTGACCCATCGGCCGGGCAATGGCACCAGCTCCATGGCGACCAGGTGGGGGCACTTTTGGGTGCACACCTGGTGGCCCGCGGCGGACGCGCAGGCTCCATGGCAGGCGCGACCACTAGCGCAGGCATCGGCGGCGATGCACCGCATGCCACGCCCGTCTTCGCCAATTCCATTGTTTCCTCCCGGCTGCTGGCAAAGATCGCCGCCGCCGCAGGCTACGGGCATGTGCGGACGTTGACGGGTTTCAAGTGGATTTCACGTGTGCCGGGACTGAGCTACGGCTATGAAGAGGCACTGGGCTACTGTGTTGCCCCGGAGCTTGTCAGGGACAAGGACGGCATCTCGGCGGCGCTGCTGATGGCCGAAATGGCTGCCGGGCTCAAGGCCGCGGGCCTGACGCTGCTGGATGTACTGGACGACCTCGCCCTAGCCCATGGGCTGCACGCCAGCACCCAGATCAGCATCCGGGTGGAGGACCCGGCAGGCATCAAGGACATGATGGCCAGGCTGCGGGAACAGCCGCCGGCCGCCCTCAACGGATCCAAGGTCACCGAACTGACGGACCTCTCGGAAGGATCGGACGAGCTGCCTGCCACGGACGGCCTGGCCTACCTGACGGAGGACGGCACGCGCGTCATCGTGCGACCCAGCGGCACGGAGCCCAAACTGAAGTGCTATCTCGAGGTGATCGTCCCCGTCGCCGGACCCGACCACCTCCAGCCGGCCCGGGATGAAGCGCAAGGTACGCTGGCCGCCGTCGTACAAGATGTCAAGAAGGCACTGGGGCTGGACGACCACTGA
- a CDS encoding purine-nucleoside phosphorylase, with protein MNPSQTSDGGTPALLAAEAAAHIAQATGVPRHDVAVVLGSGWGGAAGLIGEVTAVVPAAEVPGFSAPSVPGHVATLSSIRTPDGKNVLVLGARTHFYEGKGVRAVVHGIRTAAAAGAKTVVLTNGCGGLREEWTPGTPVLISDHINLTAASPLEGATFVDLTDLYSGRLRALAREVDPSLAEGVYAQFTGPHYETPAEVQYAKRIGADLVGMSTALEAIAARAAGMEVFGISLVTNLAAGISPEPLSHEEVLAAGTAAGPRISALLAEIIAKL; from the coding sequence ATGAACCCATCACAGACGTCCGACGGCGGCACTCCCGCACTCCTGGCTGCCGAGGCGGCCGCACACATCGCCCAGGCGACGGGCGTCCCCCGCCACGACGTAGCCGTGGTCCTCGGCTCCGGCTGGGGCGGCGCGGCAGGCCTCATCGGTGAGGTGACCGCCGTCGTGCCTGCAGCGGAGGTTCCCGGCTTCAGCGCGCCGTCAGTCCCGGGGCATGTGGCGACGCTGAGCTCCATCCGCACCCCCGACGGCAAAAACGTGCTGGTGCTCGGCGCCCGCACACACTTTTATGAGGGCAAGGGTGTGCGAGCAGTGGTCCACGGCATCCGCACGGCCGCAGCCGCCGGCGCCAAGACCGTGGTGCTGACCAACGGCTGCGGGGGCCTCCGGGAAGAGTGGACACCGGGCACGCCTGTGCTCATCAGCGACCACATCAACCTCACGGCCGCCTCCCCGCTGGAGGGCGCCACGTTCGTTGACCTGACGGATCTCTATTCGGGGAGGCTGCGAGCGCTGGCCCGCGAGGTGGACCCGTCCCTGGCGGAGGGCGTGTACGCGCAATTCACCGGCCCCCACTACGAGACGCCGGCCGAGGTGCAGTACGCCAAGCGCATCGGTGCCGACCTGGTGGGCATGTCCACGGCCCTTGAGGCGATCGCGGCAAGGGCCGCCGGCATGGAGGTGTTCGGCATATCGCTGGTGACCAACCTGGCCGCCGGCATCAGCCCCGAACCGCTCTCACACGAGGAAGTCCTCGCCGCAGGGACCGCCGCCGGACCCCGAATTTCGGCGCTGCTGGCAGAGATCATCGCCAAACTCTAG